In Silene latifolia isolate original U9 population chromosome 3, ASM4854445v1, whole genome shotgun sequence, a single window of DNA contains:
- the LOC141649173 gene encoding uncharacterized protein LOC141649173: MDIVGPLSRAPGNRLYMLAMADYFSKWIEAEAFAEFVLDNSERFCVRWNNISLKKSSPRNPQSNGQAESSNKIIVENLRKRLEELGGKWADELPLVLWSNRTTPKTSTCQTPFSLTFGAEAVIPSEVLVPTHRYGCMMKELNQTEMIRSLDTIDELRTSARIRLASYKQSVAGSYNKNVKIRFSVRCSKTQRTTKLVNLPTNGKVHTRWNELLAMVRID; encoded by the exons atggacatagtaggcccacTTTCTAGGGCACCAGGAAACAGGTTATACATGCTGGCAATGGcagactacttctccaaatggatagaagctgaaGCATTCGCTGAG TTCGTGTTAGACAACTCTGAACGATTCTGTGTTAGGTGGAACAATATTTCACTAAAAAAATCATCACCTAGAAACCCGCAGTCTAATGGACAAGCTGAGTCAAGTAATAAAATTATTGTTGAAAATTTGAGGAAGAGGTTGGAGGAGTTAGGAGGAAAATGGGCAGACGAATTACCCTTGGTATTGTGGTCAAATAGGACAACCCCAAAGACATCGACatgccaaacacccttcagcctgacGTTTGGAGCAGAGGCGGTCATACCGTCAGAGGTTCTGGTTCCCACCCACAGGTATGGATGCATGATGAAGGAACTGAACCAAACAGAAATGATCAGGAGCCTGGATACAATAGATGAATTAAGAACAAGTGCTCGAATACGCCTAGCCTCCTACAAGCAGTCAGTGGCTGGAAGTtacaacaagaacgtaaaaatcaGGTTCTCCGTAAGGTGCTCCAAAACACAGAGAACCACAAAGCTGGTAAATTTGCCCACAAATGGGAAGGTCCATACCAGGTGGAatgagttgttggccatggtgcgtATAGACTAA